In Kaistella sp. 97-N-M2, the sequence TTGAACTGGCGAAAAAAACCGGCGCGCGGCTTCACGTTTTCCACCTATCCACGGCGAAAGAAATGGAAGTTTTCCGAAACGATATTCCTTTAAAGGAGAAAAAAATCACTGCGGAAGTTTGTGTTCATCATCTCACGTTTACGAATGAAGATTATGCAGCCAAAGGAAATTTCATCAAATGGAATCCCGCCATAAAAACACAAAAGGACAAAGACGGACTTTGGGCAGCTTTATTGGATGACCGAATTGACGTTATCGCCACCGATCATGCGCCGCATACTTTGGAAGAAAAATCGCAGAAATATTTGAAAGCACCATCGGGCGGACCTTTGGTTCAGCACGGTCTCAATGTGATGCTCGAAAATTTTAAAAACGGTAAAATTTCTCTAGAAAAAATTGTGGAGAAAATGTGTCATAATCCCGCCATTCTCTTCGAAATTGAAAAGCGTGGTTTCATTAGAGAAGGTTACAAAGCGGATCTCGTTTTGGTTGATCTGAACGAAAGTTATATTGTTTCTAAAGAAAATGTACTCTACAAATGCGGTTGGAGTCCTTTTGAAGGAAGCACGTTTCACTCTAAAATTACGCACACTTTTGTGAATGGATTTTTGGCGTTCGACAACGGAAAAGTTTCCCCGGAAAAAAGAGGCGAACGTTTACTTTTCGACCGGAATTTATAAATAATGCAAATCTTTGAAACATTTTCAAAAAAAATACGTCTAATAAGCTATTAAAATATAATATATGTTTAAAAAACTCTCCTTAG encodes:
- a CDS encoding dihydroorotase, whose translation is MKILIKNAKIVNENKIIESDLLIENDLISKIGQNISEEGIDKIIDASGKHLLPGIIDDQVHFREPGLTWKGDIESESRAAVAGGITSFMEQPNTVPNAVTQELLEEKYKIAAEKSFANYSFLMGGTNDNLEEVLKTNPRNVAGIKLFLGSSTGNMLVDNPETLEKIFRNVKMLIAVHCEDEATIKKNTEIFKEKYGEDIPVDCHHLIRSEEACYISSSKAIELAKKTGARLHVFHLSTAKEMEVFRNDIPLKEKKITAEVCVHHLTFTNEDYAAKGNFIKWNPAIKTQKDKDGLWAALLDDRIDVIATDHAPHTLEEKSQKYLKAPSGGPLVQHGLNVMLENFKNGKISLEKIVEKMCHNPAILFEIEKRGFIREGYKADLVLVDLNESYIVSKENVLYKCGWSPFEGSTFHSKITHTFVNGFLAFDNGKVSPEKRGERLLFDRNL